A stretch of DNA from Lotus japonicus ecotype B-129 chromosome 4, LjGifu_v1.2:
CTTTAGTAATAGAGCGTCGTTGTTTCGATCATTAACCATCATTGTCGATTGAGTGTTACCGCTGACAATTAGGAAAGAAAGGATTGATCCCGTGATGGGGATCGGACCCCTATATGCAGGGTCGTATCTAGCGGGGGATGGGAGGGGTCATGCCCCCAGGAATTTTAGGTTTTTTTGCCAATATGTAGACATTAATATTAGTCTATGTTTCTTTTTATAACATTACCAATTGTCATCCTCCACAAGCttatagaataattaaatatatttaattatgcAATTGATTCGCAACTATCTAAATTAAATACGTCGATGCGACATAACTTTTTATAGTTAGTTCAACTTTAGGGCATAGTTTGATAATTTCTGAAGTTGATAATTTTTGAAATTGATATGAACCAATGCCTATAAATGGGGCATAGTTTGCGATGTAAGAAAAGAATCAGGTTTTCCAAAAATGTGCTAGAAGTTGTGGATTTCATCATCATCTATATCCATAAACCTAAAATCTTTCTTACACTAACACTAGTACTAGTAGACTCATCTCACAAACCGCACTGCAACCAACGGCGGCGAAAAAATGGTGACTCGACGGTTGGCTCAGATTGCAACCAGCGACGACGACGAAGACGAAGCACCCAAGCAAGAGTCTCTCGAAGCGAAGCAGCagcggaagaggaagaggatgaagCTGCAGgaatatgaagatgaagaagctgaAGTAGTAGTagaagaagaggatgaagagaagaagaagaaccagagAAATCCCCCTACATCTGACGCAGAAGAAGAGCAGGACGCGCCACTGGAGGATGCTAAGCCTGTTGGCGAATCAATTAGGGTTTCTGGAAAAGGTAGAGGCAGGAAGAGGCATTTTCACTGCTTCGAGTTTGATGGAAACCAATACGCACTGGTACATATCtatctctctcgctctctcttgCTCTTACTCGCTTTTTGCTCATTCCATAGTTAGGTTTGAAGTTAGAACTAAAACGCTGATAGGGTTCACATCAAATGCATATTTGTGTTGATTTCAATTACTGGGGGTTCTGAAGTAGTGATTATGAACAACAGAAAGCATATGTATATCTTCTAATTTACGCTTGTTACTTAGTAATAGTGTGTGCATGTCAACTGAAGAATGCAGTTTATGCTTGATTCTTTCTAGTTTGGGcattgtttgtgtttgtgaCGGCGGTGATGTTTGTTTTGTGAAATCGGGTCCTGAGAACTTGCTGCGCTTTTGTGCTTTGATCCTGCTATTTACTGTTGTTCTTGATGTCACTTTTTTGCTGCAGGAGGACCCTGTACTTCTCGTGCCCGAGGGTGAAGATCAAAAGCCGTACGTGGCAATTATTAAGGTAAATTCCTTGTTAAGTATTTAGTTGTGCCATAAATTGATTATAATTTTGAAGATATGTTGGGTTGGAACGTTCGAGTTTTATGGCACTTTGGTAGCTGCTTATATATGAAAAGGTATGAGAGAGAGTACCTAAAGTATTAGAGCAGATGGGGTGCTGAAGATTTCCTTATAACTATAGGGCTACATCAAGGGTCAATATTGAGCCCTTATTGGAAGTCCCTGGCTTGTGCTTGTCCCAGAGTTAGAATGTCACTTTGTCCAATTTTTTACTTTTGCTAACATGTTCACCAAATTTTACGGTGTTGTATGCAACATCAACTAGGTTGTCATACAACTTGAGCTGTGTTGTGTTATAAAATTGTGATGGGTTTGGTAAACCTCTTTCTCATTTCTTGTCTTTCACACATGGAGGTAGAGGGGGTGTTATTCCTTAATCTTCTACAAAATGTAGTTATTTTTTTATCGTCTTCCACCTTCTGATTTCTGGAGTTGTTTTACTGTTAGGACATTGCACAATCTGTAAATGGCAGCATAATGGTCACAGGGCAATGGTTTTACCGTCCTGAAGAAGCAGAAAAAAAAGGCGGTGGCAGTTGGCAATCATGTGATGCAAGGGAGCTCTTTTACAGTTTCCACCGTGATGATGTTCCTGCAGAATCCGTCATGCATAAGTGTGTGGTGCATTTTGTTCCCATACACAAACAGCTTCCGAATCGTAAGCAGCATCCCGGGTTTATTGTGCGAAAGGTGTACGACACAGTAGAAAGGAAACTCTGGAAGCTAACTGATAAGGACTATGAGGACGGTAAACAGCAAGAAATTGATGAGCTTGTTCAGAAAACCCTTGAACGTTTGGGTGAACTACCTGACATCGAAACGGATGAAGCTCTTGCTGATCAGGAAGATCtgacaaaaaataaaagaatgatGAGAAAAAAGAGCATTTCACCTCTCGATGTTTCAAAGGAAGAAACAGCTCGAAAGAGTGACCAACCTCTGAAACCTGATACACCATTGAGCTGTGTAAATAATGCCTCAGAGCATTACCGCATACTAGTGGGTTTCAATGCACTAACAGGAGATACCCATCGTGACAAAGGTTTGGAGAAGTTACTTCAAAGTGTTCAATACATGTTTGATAACAATGGTAGCATGAAGAATGAAGAAAAGGTTAATGACAATTCTGATGACATAAAAAATGGAAGCAGTAACAGAGGTTCAGAATCAGCAAATGAATATAAAGACAAGGTTCAAAAGGTACTTGGTGAATTACCCAATAATGCTTGTGATATCTTGGATGggtttatttattttctcataaTCTTTCATTTATTTCCCTTTTCCTTGAGGGTCATAATGAATTCAGAATTTACTTTTTTCACTCTTCAGAGTTCCAAGCCTTTGATCTGGCCAGGTGTTGCTGTTTCAGCTGTAGCTGCTCTGGAAAAAGCTTCACATGATGCTCTTTCATCAGATTATCAGAAGTACAACCAAAAGCTACGACAATTAGTATTCAATCTCAGGGTTAGAAGCTGATTTTCTAATATGGATCATTAACTTGAAATGTTTATAAGCAACACACTTGAGTGATTAAAAATTACCTATTGCTGCTTTTATTTTGGGTTAGGTGGGACTTTAGTTCTtgtttgtatatatatattaccaCAAATTTCCGGCTAAGAGGTTAGATATCTGATAGAATTGCAACAATATTCATGGCAATGTTGTCATCTTGTGTTGGATGATTTTTAAGTTCACTTATGAGTTCATACAGCAATGGTAGTGGTTTTTTCTGCCCTCATGGTCCACATTATCTAGGTGGTGTCACAGTTGTCAGATGAAGAATACCTTTTGGCAAGATCAGAATTATGTTTGTGGGGTATGGGGTTCTTGTGGGAAATTTTGTAGCAATACAGTTTACTGTCCTCAAACGGCTAGGCCAGGGCAAGGGTGGGTTTAGTAAGTGAAGGTTTACTTGCTTCCTTCCTAGGTCTTCTAATGTAGCAAGCTCACATGAGCCCTAAATTACTACAGTCCGTTGAGTTTGTGGGGACTTTTGACACTTATAATAAGAATAATAAGAATTCGACTCACATTTGGTTGATAACGAGCTGGCTGTTAAATTCAAAGGAAATAAACTATCATATGATAATAGGAAACAAAAAAACTGGCTTACTGTAACAATGATGTTATTTCCTCAATTATTGATGTACACCACATCACCACTCTTAATGCTCTACTGCTGTTTTTGGCTTGACAAATCAATGTGAATATCTCTGTACTTATTTTTGCTGTTGTGATGGATGTACAATCTTCTACTGTTGTAATGGTTCCCTTATCCcttatatttcatttatttttctttggcAGAACAATGCATTCCTAGCACGGCGTCTATTGAATGGAGAGTTGGAACCTTCGAAAATATTGAATATGACACCTGCTGAGTTGAAGGTATGATGTATGATGTCTTTTTGTCCCCCCTTGGAACTTTGAAGTTGTCTGCTCACTTGATGAATTTTCAACCTTTCATAGGTTTCAACATATTCTTCTATTCTATTAATACATTTCTAAATgctagtaaaataaaataatgtacTCCTGGCTTGGATTTTTTCTACAGTACTGAACCTATGATTATCAAAGCCTCTTTATACTTTCTTTGAGCAAAATTTGGGATTCAGTTTGAACATTTGGTAAAACCTGGGTGGGCATGTTGTTTGATGTGACCAGGTTCTAGAGAAATAACTAAAGTTTCTTTCCTTATGTTCTTCAGCAATGCTGACCAGTCTGCATTTGACCTGttgatttgttttctttctattttcacaGGTTAAACTAGTCTAACATTGCATGTGTGTGATCAATTGATGATTAATATAGTACTATATTTTGTTGCAACTGAGCTTTTGACATTCATGAACCCATCATCATGGACTTGTAAATTTGGCCCTGGACCTGGAgttcattttgtttttttctttggcATTTTAATTGATGACATTCTAAAATTATTCAAATGTTTGataaatttccttttttttttgttttttactgaAACAGCACAAAAAGAACAACAGTTTCATAAAGCAGCAATGGATTTCATCAAATTCATGAAACTGCTTTTGAAAAGATAAATATGGCTGTTAATTTTGTGATTATTTTACTAAATATTTGAACTCCAGGAGGGTTTGACTGCGGAAGAAATAACCAAGACAGAGCCTGAGGAGTCAGAGCAGATGCAGGTCATTTTTACATCCCAACACAATCTTCTGTTAATTTTTGTGAAGCTATCTACTGACTGTTGGCTTTTCTACTCGGAAAAAACAGATGACAGATGCCCTCTGCAGTGTTTGCTCGGAGCGTAAGGCGGGTGTGAGGGATATTATCCGCGCAGGACATTTTGACCGATACAAGGTTTGGATCTTATTTTGTTCCTGATATCTAAAATGCAAAAAACACCCCCTGCAGTTTTTATGACCTGGTTTGATTGCTTCTATGCTTGTTCAGCTGGAGTGCATTGCCTGTGGTCATTCCTGGTACGCCTCTCGTGATGCGGTCTCCGTGCTGACATCAGATCCATCagattcttttcttttttaggtCTCTGGTAGTAGCAGGTCTTTTCTTTTTTAGGTCTCTGGTAGTAGCAGGACGGTGTTTAGCTCTCTTCCCGTTTGCATTTGTGGAGATAACTAACTAATGTATGTGCAGAATGTTACTCTTCTGCTAGCTTTTGTCTGATTACTGATGATGATTTTAGAAAGATGGTAGTAGGATGACTTGACTGGGTTTTTCTATTGTCCGCGTTCGAATTTAATGCATGTGTTTGTAGACGTTCTTTTGCACGCTGATGGAGATGCAAACATATTTCTCTTTTGGGTTCAGGGTTCATTTTGAAGTCCTTTAGAAAACTGGTATAAAGTTCATTGAAAAATTACTTGATTTATATTAGTCATAATCTTTTATATGGATTGATATTTGATAGGGTAAATTTTTATATACGTTAGCatgttatattattttatatttgttcAATAGAGGTCGCGTGTGTGAGTACACGATTCCGTGAGTTTGATGTGTTGATTTTGGGTTCCCTATCTGTCCCGCCAATTCAATCAAGCTTCGTTTTCCACATTGTCTCTTACACAAAGACctttttctccttcttccttaGTCAATTTTACCCCTGCACCTGAAATTACAAAAAGAGCCACTTTAGTTTGACTTGGTCAAAGCATCTTTTGGAGAAATCCGAGTCTTATCTTTGTCCGGTTGGGAAATAGCAGAGGGGCATCGTTGTCCATAAAATTTACTAAAGTATCTCACACATGCAGATCTGATCCTCAATTCGACAAAACTGATTACGATATTTAATTAATGTTATTTGTCCGGTTGGGAAATAATGTTATCTTTGTACATTTGTCATTTAATGGTGGGTTTCCGTTCTTAATTAATACCACGTCATGTCTGCCCTTCCCAAAGCCCCCATAAGATAATCTTTTTGTTTTGCAAAACAAAGCCACTCCTTTTTAGCACATATATCCTTTATTAGAGTTAATCACGATTCATGAAATGTACCTAAAAAACTAAaatgtacccaaaaaaagtCATGATTCATGAACATGAGTGCAGATTTATTTTGGCCTTACACCCAACACCAACTTATTTTATGAGAAATCACACATAATTCTTCTAACAACCACCACCGTTTGTAAGAGAAATCACACATAATTCTTCTAACAACTACCACCGTTTGTAATAAATCAAACACATTTCTTCAAACAACCACCGTTTGTACTAatatcttctttctttttttcttgcaTTGCCACTTTTTCTGCAGTAAGGCATGGTGAAGTATTAAGCTAAAAAATCAATCTCTAAGCTATGTGTAGAGTAAATTTTGTCAAGAAAACTCTACTTAATATAATATTAGAGCATAAAAAGGATTAGAAAAAAAGACATCCTGAAATTCCACAATTACCCTTCCCCTAGTGCACAAAAGTAGCAAACCCAAATGCTATGACTCTCTGGTGTAATTTGTCTTTTCAACAAGGGCACTCTCTCTTGATTCTTTTCCTCGGTTTCTTCACTCACTTGCTTTTGTTTTAGATCACTAGTTTCATGCTGAGTGAGTGAGACACAACTagtaataacaataataaaaataaataaataaacaaacaaaacatagaaagaaaagaaaagaaaagaaaacagtaTGATTTTGCTTTGAAGAACATGGCTTGTTGGTAGGGACCTCACATCATATGCATGAGCACACCACCCTTCTtgtctcttctctctctctcctgtttCTCTCGTGTGAGAGAGAtttcattgttgttgttgttgttgatgttcCTCTCTGTTTCAACATCACTTTTTGTCACCATTGAAACAAGCTTTGTTGCTATTCTACTTCAATCAGTTTTCAACACTGTTTTTCTTTGCTTGTTCTGGATTGGAAATTTGAGTTAACTATACACATGGGTTTGGACTTTAATCAAATGGGTCGGTTGAATAAGTTATTCTTCTGCAGTCTGTATGCTCAAGTTTGGAAATTTATGATTCTGCATTGAACACTGCTTATTaggtttctctctttttcttcagcTTGCTAATCCAAGATCTACTCCAGTATGgacttttcctttttcttctgtttttgtttgtttttccttaacaTGCTTTAGCATTTTCCCTTGTTGTGGTTTggtatcaaatcatcaatcatgGTTTGCtttattaatttctttatttaaacATGTATGGGACATTCATCATTGTCACTTTACTCACGTCACATTTGGGCGTTATACAGATCAATTCATAcagctttttttcttttccttttgcaatttttttattcatctaACAGATCATACATAATTTCTTTTTCGGTGCTTGGAATCAATGTTGTTCTTTTCAAGAAAAATTTCCCTGTTTCTCAATAATGGTTGTTTAGTTGCCATTGCAAAATTATGTCTTTTAGGAGTGTAGATAACTGTTCTGATGTGCAGGTACCATTTCCTGCACCAAATGTAATTATTAAGTCTAACATTTTGATATAATTTGTATAAAATCCTGAATGTGTTGTAGTTGTCTTTCTTTTTAGTCTAACAATGGAAGGTTTCCCCTCTCATCTGGGTACTTCTTAGAATAGCTTACTTTTAGCaagtttatatataattcatcaaatataaatttggTTAGATAGTAAGTACCTTGTGGCATTATGTCAAGTGGGGTTGAATCTGTTTGTCTCCTTGCTACAAATTaatgaatgtgttttttttcCTCCTTATTGTGTTGCAGGCCTTTGGATTAATCAATGGGAAGACAAGAGTTGGAGTTGGATCTCAATGACAAGTCTGCAAAGGTTCTGAGTCCCAATACTGTTCTTCCATCTCATCAGTATTGTGTGAATGCGAAGAAGAGATCTAAAAAGGGAAAACCCCCACGGAACGGTGAGTTTTTTACCCTCAAGGAGGACTTTGCGGAGATTCAATTTGCTCGCTTCCGCAGTGCTTCATGCAAGAGCCTTCTTTCTAGACCTAATGGACTGGAAGTTGATGTAGAGACGAGGCGGGGCTCCGTGTATCAGAGTTCAGAGGAAGTAAAATTTATAAGGAAAATGGGCACCATGGTAGGGGGAAGGAAAAAAATAGAATTTTCAAGTAGGGGTGAAACCTCTTTCTCAGGCAGCATTGTTGATTCTTTATGTGGTTCAGATGATGAAGGTTCCAGGAAGAGATCTTCTGAGATATCTCATGATTCAAATTTGAGTTCCGCAAATGGCTTTATTGAACTTTGCATACATTCAGATGTTAAGAAAAGAAACTCTACTGCAGTGGAAAGGAGAGATTCTATCAATTTGATGTCCAGAAGTGATAAAGTTTCTGATTCTCTAATTAGTGGCAATTCTCTTCTTGAAAAATACAAAGTCCACTCATTGCAAAAGTCAGTGTCTGCTAAGGTGAAAGTCTCTCACTTACTATCTCCATCGGAAagtgattcctcatcaaaagcAAGTCCAAACGTTCAATCTTCACCTATTAGGAAAAGGATGAATCATTTCACAAAGTCACAATCTTTGAGAAGTCCAATGAGCCATGTGCAGGAAACTTCAAATGAGGCAGCAAACATTGCAAGAAACAGGTCTTATCAGAAATATTTGCTGAATGAGTTATCCAACAAAGGAAATCATTCCGACATTATTTCTGAGTTTATCAACAGAGAAATCCAGTATTCGGGTATAGCATCTTCACCGGTTCACCTGCATTGTAATCTCAAGATGGAAAACAAACATGGAATGCCTTTTTTTGAGTTCAAGGTCAAATGCCCTGAAGATGTGTTTGTGGCCAAGACATGGAGAGTAGGTAATGCTTTTAATTGGGTATATACATTTCACTCCATTGATACTAGAAAGAAGAGCAATGCCACTGGGTTGGAGTCTCATGATTTTGTCAAAGATTCCTCAATAGTAGCACAGATGCTAGTTTCCTGTAATCTATGTTCTAAACAAGAAGACACAGCATTTGACAACACTATGGTGACAGAGTTTGTGTTGTATGATCTCACACACTCAAGACATAGCGTTTCGTCTGGAAAAAAGTCTTTCTGTGAACAAGATgcttcaaaaactccaaaagcTTCCCCTGTTAGATTGAAGGAAGAAACATTCAGGCTGGATGAAGAGAAACAATCAATCAGAAACAAACCTCTATCAAGCCATGTTGATTCAAATTGTTATCCTTTGTTACCCACCGAATCCAATTCAAACCTTGAAGTTGCTGCCATTGTCCTGCAAATTCCATTTTCAAAGAGAgagagcttgaagtacaagaGAGGGGATAGAGTAAGTCCTAAAGAATACTCCAACATAAGCAATCTTTCTGCATCAGTAGATCAGAGTAGAAAGAGTATTCATGAGAGCAAAGATCAGGAACAAGTGAAGGTGGTAATACCAACTGGCAGCCATGGTTTGCCGAATGTTGAAGGCCGGGGTCCCTCATCGTTACTTGATCGATTGAGACATGGCGGAGGTTGTGATTGTGGTGGCTGGGACATGGCCTGTCCCCTTATTCTTTTGGGCAATCCTAGTATACGATTTGCGGAAGACCAGCCACTTATGAAGGAATATCAACCACTCGAACTTTTCGTCCAGGTACAATTTAAATTTCACAGCAACTGTTTCTTAAAGGGACATAAGTAGATGAAATAGTTTACTAGTGTTGAGTGTTACATATATGTAAGAAAAAACTATTAGTGTATATATGTTTGACTCCCTGATATTCTAGCTCTAATTTTATGAGACATACATCTATATTGGCTTTGGATTAGCCAGTGTTTCTTATTACAGTTTTCTTCAGAATAGCAGGTTTACCAATGTTCATTATGAGATTATTATTTTGTTTACTAGTTCTTAATGTGATCTTTATGTGCACAGGGAGCGAAAGAAAGTAGTCCTACCTTCCGCATGACAATAGTTGAAGAGGGGCATTATGCTGTTGATTTTCATGCACAGTTATCCACACTACAAGCATTCTCCATCTGCATTGCCATTTTGCATGGCACTTCAGCCTTCAACAGTGCAGGGCACAAGGAAAACCAGAAGTTATCTCAATGCAGTTCTTTGAAAATGCTCATCGAGGAGGAAGGGGAGCTTCTTTTCAAATCGGTCACTGCTGAGAAAAAGTCTGAGTGCAATACCCCAAAAAGAATTCCTCGATCCTATATGTTAAACCCACCTTTTTCTCCTATTGCACGAGTATAAAGTGCAGGCTTGAGCAATAACATGTTGGGAAATCCTTCTAGGTGAGGAGCTTATGTCTCTTTGAGTAGCTTATGCttatcagaattgattctgagaaaaaagAAGCTGATCCAAATAGGCTACAACCTCCTAGGATATGGAGTTATGGTGATCAAAtagaaaatataatatatactcTCTAATCTTTCTCCCAGCTGAAGCCTTTAAATTAAGGCATTGCTGGTTAGAGAAAGAAACCCACTATGCTTGCGGAGATGAATCGATGCAACAGCAACAAGGTAGAACTGTAGAAGAGGTTCTAAGTGAGGGTGGGATTCACATGAAGATGAAGTTTTGTTTGCTAGGGGCACAATGCTGAAGCTGTGAAGCACCCTCAGCATCCTGAGGGAAAATGTGAAGGGGTTGCTTGCTGATAGGGATAGCAATTTAGAGGTGTCAGAAGCATTCTTTGTAATAAGTTCTTTTATTCCAGTTTCTGGAAGTACATGGGATAGAAACAAAATATTGTCCATATTGTAATGGGATTAGGTTGAGGGAAGGGAAAAAAAGTTCCTTTACACTTAGTAGGAGATAGCATAGCCATCCTTTCTCTTCCTGTTTATACCTattaagattatgatatgaTAAATTGTGGGAAGTGGATTGGAATAAATCCATATTGTTGGCCTCTCTTCTTTGAGTATTGAGTCAAAAAATTTAAGAGGCAGAAAGTTCAAAGGAAATTTAATTATTGGATAGATTCTTCCCCTCACTTCTTCCTCCAACAATGAAGAGGAGTAAGTTCAAATTGTTTTTTCAGTAGTACTAAAATCATAAAAcccaaaaatataatttatacaaGAGTTGCATATTAAAATTTAGGGTTAAAAATGTTTAGTTCAGGTAATGTAGGATTGTATCACTTTCAATTTCTATAAAAGAAATCATCAGTTTAGATTCCTTTAAAATGATAAATAGCTAGAATTAGTCCTTGCAGTTAGTGTGTCTATGTGGCTTATGTCATTCCAGTCAGCATTAATGGGACATACGCGCCACATCACATGAATGATAATTAATTGGTACCTATTCTTTTAGAATCACTATAAATTTACTATGAACTAGCTATAAATAATTTCTAACTTATCCATATTATAGATTTACTATGAACTTTTACTGTAAAAATCTGTGGTCACTTGGCCTTGTTGAACCTCTCTCACGGGGCCACAACCATTGTCCCCTCTTGGTAATAAATTGATGGGCTTCTTAAGGGGACAAGACAGTACAATAGCTTTATCGTACTCGTACCAAAAAGACAAGGGCTAGCTATATTTCTTTATTTcctcttttatttctttcatcCACTTTGTTTCTTGATAATGACAAGAGAAAAAATTATCCCATAACAGGAATTATCAGCAAACAAGGACGTGGAAGTTAATGCAAAGAAAAGGACGGGAAGTCAAAAGTTGATATTCcacttttcttttttacttAACTTGAGTAAAttgcttttaagttttaacattTCAAAATTAaggtaattaaaaaaaaataccaatTTGGGTAACCCCATTCCATAGTAGAAGTCATGGAACAAGATGAGGGTGACAATGCAAAGATAAGGATCACCAAACAAAATTAGACATTCCACTTTTCTTACGAAATTaagatgatatttttttttttatttaaaccaCATATATCATCCACTAAAACAATCTTATCCATGTTGCATTTACAATGTCACAAACTCAAGATTTCTGCTTAACCTAAAACAACATCGTGTCTATCAGTCTGATGGTAGAATGATATGCTTTGAAAAACTATTATATTAGTGTAGTATTTGAAAAGTTTACCAATATAGGCTATGTTAATAGCAAATTTTCACTGTTATAAATTGCCATAAACTTTTGTAGGATTTTAGACTGTCACGTATTTCTTGTTCTTCGATGATGATATGCAGTAATAGATGGTTATATGCAGTAATTAAACAAATTTCAAAGGAAGATATTACCTTTACTTTACATTTAGTTTTTTCTATGTACATGCAAAATTGCTTATCTAAAATATGACAATGAATTTTTGAATTGCTAGTGTCTCTCTAAGCTATGAGCCCTCTCTGTGGAGGCAATCATACATGGACTACATATACAGTTCATGAACCTGCTTGTGGCACCATTGAACTTTTCCTCCACACACTAAATATCAAAAATGCAAACTATCAAGACCTGGGGGTGCTGCTGCTACTCCTCATGACACACTTTTTGTTAGTTCTATATTTTTTCTGTCCTCAACATTCTTGTCCAGAGAAAATAGCCTCTTGAAAAATTCATATGAACCAAAGAACAGGGATCCTTGAGACATGTACATAATCAACCTTGGAGTCAACCCCCTGAAAACATACACAAAGCACATCCAAAAACAAATGTCATCGTGTAATTTCCATTTCAATCGACATCCCAGACAGAATGTATAGCATTGGCTCTTATTTCTGTTATCAGATGTTTTCTTCTGATCTAAATAATAATGGCTAGACTCAGAAAACAATACCTGTATAGGCCTTTCAAACCTTCATTCTTGCTGATTTTATAAAGGGCATGGAGCACACTGTCATATTGATTTGTGGTTCCTGGAATCTGCAGTGAATTCATTTTTATTAGAagcataaattaaaaaaaatcatatacacaaccaaaaaaaataaggataaaATAATACatattgaaatttaaaaatataatttaaaaataacatATTGAAATTAGAAACTGATTACAGATAACAGGAAAACTGATATCAAACTTCACACTTTTACAAAAAACAGTTTCAGAAACATAGTAATAAGAAATTATACAGTTGAAGGACTTGTTTATTACAAACCTGTGTTTGTAATCTAGTCTTGATCACATCAAAAGGAGTTGTGAATAAAGCAGCAGTAGATCCGGCTAATCCTCCACACACTAACTACAAAAATTTGTAAAATCATCTTAATAACATCCATTGTAGTGAGACAAAAAATGATGATTAAGAAAGTGCAAGGAACAAACATTAACTCACAGTCTGTAATGAGCTGGACTGAATACTAGATGAAAAAGATGGCATGACTTGCTTCAAGCTTTCATATGTGTAAAACTACAATTAAGCATAGACAAAAGCCATAAATAATGCCTGTGTTTCTGAAGAACTTCGAAAAAACAACTAAAGAAGAAAATTAATGGAGTAATATCAACAAAGAGGGCTTGACATGAAATTTTCCAAGGTCAAAGTTGACAGCCAACATGGAAAATAATGAATCTTTAGCATAAAACTTTGGGACGTACACTACAAAATTCTCATTCAAACAGCCCATCCCACCTTAGTGACAAAATTTTCTGTCAGCTATTTCAGTAAAAACATGCATTGAATGTTGAAAGCACCAACTAACCTTGATAATGGAATGCGGAACATTGCGGCACAGAACAGCTCCCCAACCCGCATATAGGGAGGAAAAACCACCCTTTCGAATAATACCAGCCAAGACATCCCTGCACAGATATATACTCATAAAGATGCATAGATAAGCAAAAGTAATACAATTATACAGGTCTTGCATGGAAAAAAATTCCAGCATAATAAGGATCTCCCAACATGAAGAAAATATTTGAGACTACCAGATTACACATACAAAGGAGATACTGAAAA
This window harbors:
- the LOC130715838 gene encoding uncharacterized protein LOC130715838 gives rise to the protein MVTRRLAQIATSDDDEDEAPKQESLEAKQQRKRKRMKLQEYEDEEAEVVVEEEDEEKKKNQRNPPTSDAEEEQDAPLEDAKPVGESIRVSGKGRGRKRHFHCFEFDGNQYALEDPVLLVPEGEDQKPYVAIIKDIAQSVNGSIMVTGQWFYRPEEAEKKGGGSWQSCDARELFYSFHRDDVPAESVMHKCVVHFVPIHKQLPNRKQHPGFIVRKVYDTVERKLWKLTDKDYEDGKQQEIDELVQKTLERLGELPDIETDEALADQEDLTKNKRMMRKKSISPLDVSKEETARKSDQPLKPDTPLSCVNNASEHYRILVGFNALTGDTHRDKGLEKLLQSVQYMFDNNGSMKNEEKVNDNSDDIKNGSSNRGSESANEYKDKVQKSSKPLIWPGVAVSAVAALEKASHDALSSDYQKYNQKLRQLVFNLRNNAFLARRLLNGELEPSKILNMTPAELKEGLTAEEITKTEPEESEQMQMTDALCSVCSERKAGVRDIIRAGHFDRYKLECIACGHSWYASRDAVSVLTSDPSDSFLF
- the LOC130715837 gene encoding uncharacterized protein LOC130715837, which produces MGRQELELDLNDKSAKVLSPNTVLPSHQYCVNAKKRSKKGKPPRNGEFFTLKEDFAEIQFARFRSASCKSLLSRPNGLEVDVETRRGSVYQSSEEVKFIRKMGTMVGGRKKIEFSSRGETSFSGSIVDSLCGSDDEGSRKRSSEISHDSNLSSANGFIELCIHSDVKKRNSTAVERRDSINLMSRSDKVSDSLISGNSLLEKYKVHSLQKSVSAKVKVSHLLSPSESDSSSKASPNVQSSPIRKRMNHFTKSQSLRSPMSHVQETSNEAANIARNRSYQKYLLNELSNKGNHSDIISEFINREIQYSGIASSPVHLHCNLKMENKHGMPFFEFKVKCPEDVFVAKTWRVGNAFNWVYTFHSIDTRKKSNATGLESHDFVKDSSIVAQMLVSCNLCSKQEDTAFDNTMVTEFVLYDLTHSRHSVSSGKKSFCEQDASKTPKASPVRLKEETFRLDEEKQSIRNKPLSSHVDSNCYPLLPTESNSNLEVAAIVLQIPFSKRESLKYKRGDRVSPKEYSNISNLSASVDQSRKSIHESKDQEQVKVVIPTGSHGLPNVEGRGPSSLLDRLRHGGGCDCGGWDMACPLILLGNPSIRFAEDQPLMKEYQPLELFVQGAKESSPTFRMTIVEEGHYAVDFHAQLSTLQAFSICIAILHGTSAFNSAGHKENQKLSQCSSLKMLIEEEGELLFKSVTAEKKSECNTPKRIPRSYMLNPPFSPIARV